The DNA window GACCTCACGCTGCGGGAGATCGGCAGTCGCCTGGGGGTCACCGAGGCGCGGATTTGCCAGCTCAGGAAGTCGGCGCTGGCTCAGCTCCGCGAGACCTGCCGGGACACCGTACTGCCGCCGCCGATGGAGACTGCGCGCGCCGCCTGAGTCAGCTGCCGTTCGTGCCGCCGCCCTCTTCGATGCGCTTGAGCATGCGTCGGAAATTCGACGGGTCGACGCCAGCGAGGCGCGCAGCCTCCGCCACGTTGCCACCGCTCTTGTCGAGCGCCCGCGAAACGTAGTCGCGAAAGAACGCATCCCGAGCGTCGCTCAGACTGGGTAAACCGCCGGGTCCGGGCGCCGAGGGTCTCGAGTGCCGCTCCGGCCGCAGCTCTCTCGGCAGCACGATCGGTGTGATCAGCTCGCCCGTGCAGAGGACCAGCGCGCGCTCGATGGTATTTTCCAGCTCACGCACGTTGCCGGGCCAGGAGTGACCCATCAACAGGTCGAGCACCTCCGGGGACACCGCGGGGCGCTCGCGCTTGAGCTTCAACGAGTGTTTCTGGATGAAATGCTGCACCAGAGGCGGGATGTCCTCGGGTCGCTCCCGCAACGCCGGTAGCTCGACGCTGAGCACGTTGAGCCGATAGAACAGATCCCGGCGGAAATTGCCGGCCTCGACCTCTCGAGTCAGGTCGCGGTTGGTGGCGGCGATGATGCGAACGTCCACTGACTTCGACTCGCTGGAGCCGATGGGCCGAATCACTCCTTCCTGAAGCACGCGCAGCAGGCGCGCCTGAGTCGACGCAGCCAGCTCGCCGACTTCGTCGAGGAAGAGGGTTCCACCCGAGGCGGTCTCGAACAGACCGCGGCGTGTCGACGTCGCACCGGTGAAGGCCCCCTTCACGTGCCCGAACAGCTCGCTGTCCAGCAGCGACTCGGCCAGCGCCGCACAATTGACGTCCACGAAGGGGCGACCGCTGCGCTCCCCCTGGCGATGGATGGCGCGCGCCACGAGCTCCTTGCCCGTGCCGCTCTCCCCCAGGATCAATACCGTGACGTCGACCGGTGCCGCGGCGGAGATGAGTCCGGCGACCTGTCGCATGCCGGCCGATTCGCCGACCAACCCCTGGACGCGTTCGCTGGCCTGGAGCTGTCCCTCGAGGAAGCGGTTGCGCTCGAGCAGCCGCCGGTGCGCGACCGCACGACGCATCGACGGGATGAGGGTGTTCTCGGGATCCGCCGGCTTGACCAGGTAGTCGTAAGCGCCGAGTCGCATGGCCTCGACGGCCGCTTTCACCGTGGCTTGCCCGGTGAGGAGGACGATGGCGACCTCGGGCCAGCGCACATGAGCTTCGGCCAAAAGCTCGAGGCCGGTCTTGCCAGGCATCGAGACGTCGGTGAGCAAAACGTCCGGAAGCTCCCCGGGGCCAGACAGGGCGGCCCAGGCCTCCTCGGCGTCGGCGCACAGCTCGACGCTGAATCCCGCGGCGGCGAGCGCGCGGCCGACCGCCTTGCGCTGGAGCTCTTCG is part of the Myxococcales bacterium genome and encodes:
- a CDS encoding sigma-54-dependent Fis family transcriptional regulator produces the protein MSAHSLAHGRIVVVEDEELQRKAVGRALAAAGFSVELCADAEEAWAALSGPGELPDVLLTDVSMPGKTGLELLAEAHVRWPEVAIVLLTGQATVKAAVEAMRLGAYDYLVKPADPENTLIPSMRRAVAHRRLLERNRFLEGQLQASERVQGLVGESAGMRQVAGLISAAAPVDVTVLILGESGTGKELVARAIHRQGERSGRPFVDVNCAALAESLLDSELFGHVKGAFTGATSTRRGLFETASGGTLFLDEVGELAASTQARLLRVLQEGVIRPIGSSESKSVDVRIIAATNRDLTREVEAGNFRRDLFYRLNVLSVELPALRERPEDIPPLVQHFIQKHSLKLKRERPAVSPEVLDLLMGHSWPGNVRELENTIERALVLCTGELITPIVLPRELRPERHSRPSAPGPGGLPSLSDARDAFFRDYVSRALDKSGGNVAEAARLAGVDPSNFRRMLKRIEEGGGTNGS